In Haliscomenobacter hydrossis DSM 1100, the DNA window AGATGGTATTTCGATACATCTAGGCGTTGTGCCAACTGCTCCAGGCTCAATTCTGCTTCCTGATAAAGCGCCTCTTTTTCCATCACTTCTACCAATTTGCGCTCAATTGTCAACATTACGCTTTGGGGTAAAGCGGAAGACTGGGTTTTTATGGCCAGCACGGGGTTTTTCCAGCCCAAACCATCAAACACTTCTGGTTGGGTATATCCCGCATAAGCAATGAAAAACACAAAAACCGTCATGGCCAGGGAAATTTGATAATCCCAACTCAGGTTGAAAAACGAAAACTGTACCAGGACAAAATAGCTGGCATAAAAAACGGCGAAGCCCAAAAAAGCCCAGGCCAAACCCCGGGTCCAACGCTGAATGTGAACATCCACTTTGGCCTGTTGGTAAGCATAACGAATGATCAAAATAGCAAAGCCTCCCAAATACAACAAACGGGCGTACAACAGTAGGGAGCGTACCCACGATGCAAGCGGATAGCTCTTTTTTTGGCTAAAAGCCTCCAGTTTTCCTGCTGCGTCTGTAAAATACCAGGGCAAAAAGGGAAGGATGGCAATAAAGAAAGGCAAAAAATAAAGATAGTCTGCCCCGTGCGGGAAATAACGCTCGAACACCCAACGCTGGTAAAACCACATCAAAGGACCAAACAAAAAAGGCACTTGTAAGCTGAGCATACAAAAATGTGGAAAATGGTTGATGTACCGCGTCCACCACATTACATTTTCGGCCATCATCAAACCAAAGAAAAACAAGAGTAGCGCCAACCAAAGATTGCCCAGCCGCTCGCGATCCGATTTTAGCAAAAAAATCAAGGTGAGAAACCAGGCCTGAAAAACCGACAAGGCAAAAATAATGGTCCAGGTATCCAGTGAAGGTGGGTTGGGCATGGTGGCGTTTTGTGACAAAATAAGGGCTTTACCGATCAAAGTGGTAAATCTTGTTCCAGGTTTACTCCTCTTTGTAGGCCAAAGTACAATTTTGAGCAAAAAGTATGAAGTGCACCCGACTTGTATTCAAACCTATTCTTTGCGGAGGCTACCTGTGGCTGGCCTCCGCCTTTGTTTGTACCTTGGCAGCCCAAAGCAATTTTGCCCTGCTCAAAGATTCCCTCAACCCCGCTTTGTCTTTCCAAAATACCCCTGCTCGTTACAAAGGGGTATCCTGGGTTGACCTGGACGACGACAATCGCCCCGACCTCTACGTCTGCCAACGCTTTTTGTTCCACAACGAAGGAAAGGGCGCGTTTACCCAACTACCCGACATCAGCACCACCCTTGGGGCACAAGGCGCTGCGGGCGGTGCCTGGGGTGACCTCGACAACGACGGCGACCCCGATCTGATCATTGCTGCCCGTAATTCCGGGTTGTTCCGCAACGATCAAAAAGCCGGCTTTGTCAACATTAATGCGGCGCTACCCGGACTTGGTGAGGCTTTTCCCGCCTGGGATTGTACCTTGGTTGATGCGGACAACAACGGACGACTGGATCCCCTCTTTGTACACGCCCGGGGTTTTCATAGCAATCCGGCTTCTCCCTGCAAGCTCTTTTTACAAAGCATCGATGGTCAATTTATCGCCCAGAGCTCCTGGACGTTCACCGATTCCCTGGCCCCTTTTACCATTCCCACCTGGTCAGATTACGACTTGGATGGTGATCAGGATTTGTTCATCGGTACCGGACCCGGCGGGCGACCCGGGTTTGATCATTGTTTTCAAAACATGCTCAAAGAGACGGGGAATTTTGGCTTCAAACGTTTAACCACTTATCCATTCGATCAGCCTCAAGACGGACAGGTATACAGTTTTCCGGATGTCGACAACGACGGGGATCTGGACTTGTGCCTGACCAATTACAGCGGGGTCATTTCAGGATTGTGGCGCAACGACAAAGGTGTATTTGTCAACCTGCCTACTTCCTTTTCAAAACGCCGCAGTTACCTGAGCAACAACTGGGCGGATCTGGACAATGATGGCGATCTGGACGCCCTCTTCACCCGCGATTCGGCCAATTATGTACATTGTTTTTGGAACGATGGACGGGGTGCTTTTACCGAAACCCAAACGCCTACGATCGCCGTTTTTGGAATCGCTGGGGTGTCCGTGGCTGATTACGATAACGATGGCGATCTGGACGTTTACGCCAATGGCGCGGGGGAAGCGCGGTCTTTGTTTAAAAATGAACTGGAAATTGGCCAACAGCGCCATTGGCTGCAAATCAAACTGCAAGGCACGCGCAGCAATCGCTCGGCACTGGGTGCCAGAATTCGACTCAAAGCCAATGTTACAGGTCAGGGAAGCATTTGGCAAATCCGCGAGGTGCAAGCACATACCTCCTTTCAGGGGCACAACGATTTTAGGGTACATGTTGGTTTGGGGTCTGCCACGCAGGTTGATTCATTGGAAGTGTACTGGCCTTCGGGGCAGGTGGATGGGTTTGACAATTTGACGGTAGATCAGTTTTTAAAACTGGAGGAAGGCGGAACTTTGCGGATTATACCAGAGCAGCCGATGGACTTGGCGGCCAAATGGTTATCAAAAGCTGGCGCTAAAAAAAGCCTGTTGCAATTGAGTATTCCGGCGAATGCTCAGCCCAAGGCCATATTGCTGAGCAATGAACAGGGGCAGGCCATCCCGATGGAATTTGCATGGAAGGAAAATAGCCTGCGTTTGGCGCTGGACAAAAAGCTGGAAGCTGGGCTATATTACCTGAACGTTTGGGGGAATAGTGGATTGCAGCGGGGGAGATTTCGGTTGGAAAGGTGAAGATTCGCTTTTACAAAAAAAAATCTCCCAAGGTTTCACCCCAAACCCTATTTTTGCAAAAAAGCACCACATGTCCATCGCCGCCCTACAAGCGCTGCGTCTGGCTCTACAGCGCCAGGAAATCGCCGCCTACATTGTCCCCAGCAACGACCCCCACCAAAGCGAGTACGTACCCGATTATTGGAAACTGCGCGAATGGCTGTCGGGATTCACTGGCTCGGCGGGCACACTTGTCATTACGGCTACAGCGGCACAAGTTTGGACAGATGGGCGGTATTTTACCCAAGCCGAACAGGAACTGGCGGGAAGCCCTTTTGTACTCAAAAAGCAGCAAGTAGCCCACGCTCCCGAGCATATCGAATGGCTGGTAGAAAACCTGCCCGCGGGTGCGACCGTCGCTGCCGATGGTAAACTGTTCAGCGTACAGCAGCAGCGGTACATCGAAAAACGTTTTGCAGCGAAAGGCATCGAACTGGACACCCAGCTCGATTTGTTGGGTCCCCTTTGGGAAGACCGTCCTGCTCTTCCCCTTAGCCCGATTTTCGAGCAAGACACCTATTTTGCCGGGGTCAGCAGGGCGGAAAAATTGCAGGCATTGCGCAGCGAAATAAAAGCAGCTGGTTGTACCCATCACCTGATTTGTACCCTGGAAGACATCGCCTGGTTGCTCAACCTCCGGGGGAGCGACGTAGGGTTTACGCCCGTTTTTGTGGCCTATCTGATCGTGGGGCTGGATGAGGCCTGGTTGTTCATCCATTCCGCAAAAATTTCCACCAGTCTGCAGCAGCAATTGCAACAAGACAAGGTACAGCTCATGCTTTATTCCACCATCGATCTTTTTTGCGGTGAGCTCAGTGCCCGGGACCGCATTTTGATTGATGCCGCATCTTGCAGCAACCATTTGTACCAACAACTCAGTAAGGTGCAGATTAAGGAGGGTGCGCATCTGGTACGTGACCGCAAAGCCGTCAAAAACCACGCCGAGATTTACCATTTCAAATCCGCCATGCGCAAGGATGGTGTAGCCTTGTTGCGCGCTTTTCGTTGGTTGGAGGCGGCTTTGGCTGAAGGAAAAACCCCCAGTGAATATGATTTTGCCCAAAAAATTGCTGCTTGTCGTGCCGAGCAAGCCGACTATTTTAGCGAGAGTTTTCCGGCCATCATCGGCTACAATGGCCACGGAGCCATCATCCATTATCGCCCGTCCAAAGAGGGTTCCGCTAAAATCCAGCCGCAGGGCATTCTCCTGGTTGACTCCGGCGCACAATACCTGGACGGCACCACCGACATCACCCGCACCATTGCGCTCAGTGAACCTACCGCGCAGCAACGCTTGCATTATACCCTGGTGCTCAAAGGGATGATTGCCCTGAGCACTGCCGTTTTTTTAAAAGGAACGATCGGATTACAATTGGACGCACTGGCCCGCCAACCCTTGTGGCAACATACCCTGAACTACAACCATGGCACCGGGCACGGTGTAGGGGCTTTTTTGAGTGTACACGAACCGCCGCATGGTTTTGCCAGTAATACCACCACTAGCCGAGGCACAACGGCATTGGAAGTAGGGCATATTTGCTCCAATGAACCGGGTTTTTACTTGCCGGGGCAGTATGGCATTCGGATTGAAAACCTGATTTTGTGTGCGCCGAAGGTGCAAAATGAGTACGGCGATTTTCTCCATTTTGAGACCCTTACCTTGTTTCCGATTGATACGAAGTTGTTGGACAAAAGCCTGCTCAATGTCTCGGAAATAGAGTGGTTGAACACCTATCACCATAGGGTTTTGCAAGAATTGGGATCATTGGTAGAAGTGGATGAGTTAACATGGTTGGAGGAGAAGTGTAAGCAGTTTTGAGGATTCTTGCCTAATAAACACCTCATTGCCTAATTAATCCTTATCCCCTCGTCTTTCCATCGGTACGCCTACAACCCCTGATTTTTCAATGGCCTTGAGGGCAATGTCTCGGACTTGCTGGCCAGCCAAATCTGTCTTAGTTGACATTGACGAAACCAACTCTTGCAGGTCTTTTACTTTAGATTCCAGGGTTTGGATGATCTGCTCGCGCAGTTTTAGTTCTGCTTCCAAGTCTTTGACCTGAATTTTTTGCTGATATTCAAATTCGCGAGTAAGGTTTTCGGTGACTACTTTTTCAGCTTGTTGTACCGCTGCCTGGATGCGTTTTTCGAACCCTTCACTTTCCGTGCGTAGTCGCTTGAATTCATCTTCTTGCGCCGCTACGATCTGCTCACGGTCGGCGATTGCTTTTTCAAATTCGGCTTTTTTATCGGCGAGTTCTTTTTCCATTTTCGCCTTTTTTTCATTGTAGGTATCCAGTTCATTGCGGCGTTTGAGCTTGAGGTCGTATTCGTAAGCTTCTTGCTCGCGGATTTGGCGAGTTTGGGCTTCCTTTATTTCGTTTTCCAAAATTTGCTGGCGTGCTTCCAGATCCTGCTCCAGTTTTTCCTTGGCCTGACGGTTGGTTATGATGAGTGCTTCCAAACTTTCCGCTTCGGCTTTA includes these proteins:
- a CDS encoding helix-turn-helix domain-containing protein, producing the protein MPNPPSLDTWTIIFALSVFQAWFLTLIFLLKSDRERLGNLWLALLLFFFGLMMAENVMWWTRYINHFPHFCMLSLQVPFLFGPLMWFYQRWVFERYFPHGADYLYFLPFFIAILPFLPWYFTDAAGKLEAFSQKKSYPLASWVRSLLLYARLLYLGGFAILIIRYAYQQAKVDVHIQRWTRGLAWAFLGFAVFYASYFVLVQFSFFNLSWDYQISLAMTVFVFFIAYAGYTQPEVFDGLGWKNPVLAIKTQSSALPQSVMLTIERKLVEVMEKEALYQEAELSLEQLAQRLDVSKYHLSQTINEVIGCNFYEYINNLRVEKARDLLLSGAEPELSVKEIAYQAGFNNKVSFYNAFRKKFGLAPLLYKAAIKQKEASN
- a CDS encoding CRTAC1 family protein, whose protein sequence is MKCTRLVFKPILCGGYLWLASAFVCTLAAQSNFALLKDSLNPALSFQNTPARYKGVSWVDLDDDNRPDLYVCQRFLFHNEGKGAFTQLPDISTTLGAQGAAGGAWGDLDNDGDPDLIIAARNSGLFRNDQKAGFVNINAALPGLGEAFPAWDCTLVDADNNGRLDPLFVHARGFHSNPASPCKLFLQSIDGQFIAQSSWTFTDSLAPFTIPTWSDYDLDGDQDLFIGTGPGGRPGFDHCFQNMLKETGNFGFKRLTTYPFDQPQDGQVYSFPDVDNDGDLDLCLTNYSGVISGLWRNDKGVFVNLPTSFSKRRSYLSNNWADLDNDGDLDALFTRDSANYVHCFWNDGRGAFTETQTPTIAVFGIAGVSVADYDNDGDLDVYANGAGEARSLFKNELEIGQQRHWLQIKLQGTRSNRSALGARIRLKANVTGQGSIWQIREVQAHTSFQGHNDFRVHVGLGSATQVDSLEVYWPSGQVDGFDNLTVDQFLKLEEGGTLRIIPEQPMDLAAKWLSKAGAKKSLLQLSIPANAQPKAILLSNEQGQAIPMEFAWKENSLRLALDKKLEAGLYYLNVWGNSGLQRGRFRLER
- a CDS encoding aminopeptidase P family protein; translated protein: MSIAALQALRLALQRQEIAAYIVPSNDPHQSEYVPDYWKLREWLSGFTGSAGTLVITATAAQVWTDGRYFTQAEQELAGSPFVLKKQQVAHAPEHIEWLVENLPAGATVAADGKLFSVQQQRYIEKRFAAKGIELDTQLDLLGPLWEDRPALPLSPIFEQDTYFAGVSRAEKLQALRSEIKAAGCTHHLICTLEDIAWLLNLRGSDVGFTPVFVAYLIVGLDEAWLFIHSAKISTSLQQQLQQDKVQLMLYSTIDLFCGELSARDRILIDAASCSNHLYQQLSKVQIKEGAHLVRDRKAVKNHAEIYHFKSAMRKDGVALLRAFRWLEAALAEGKTPSEYDFAQKIAACRAEQADYFSESFPAIIGYNGHGAIIHYRPSKEGSAKIQPQGILLVDSGAQYLDGTTDITRTIALSEPTAQQRLHYTLVLKGMIALSTAVFLKGTIGLQLDALARQPLWQHTLNYNHGTGHGVGAFLSVHEPPHGFASNTTTSRGTTALEVGHICSNEPGFYLPGQYGIRIENLILCAPKVQNEYGDFLHFETLTLFPIDTKLLDKSLLNVSEIEWLNTYHHRVLQELGSLVEVDELTWLEEKCKQF